In one Lolium rigidum isolate FL_2022 chromosome 3, APGP_CSIRO_Lrig_0.1, whole genome shotgun sequence genomic region, the following are encoded:
- the LOC124701449 gene encoding ras-related protein RABF1-like, giving the protein MGCSSSVPAAGSTGALRNIDGSSSATDSNELRAKLVLLGDSGVGKSCIVLRFVRGQFDPTSKVTVGASFLSQTLALEDSTIVKFEIWDTAGQERYAALAPLYYRGAAAAIIAYDITNPESFKKAQYWVKELQKHGNSGIIMVLVGNKADLHESRSVASQDAQEYAEKNSMLFMETSAKTADNINQVFEEIAKRLPKPTTS; this is encoded by the exons ATGGGCTGCTCCTCCTCCGTGCCAG CTGCTGGAAGTACCGGAGCGCTGAGGAACATCGACGGCAGCTCTTCTGCTACTGACTCAAACGAGTTGCGTGCAAAG CTGGTATTGCTCGGGGACTCAGGTGTTGGAAAAAGCTGCATCGTCCTTCGATTTGTTCGTGGCCAGTTCGATCCGACTTCCAAG GTAACTGTTGGTGCATCGTTTTTATCGCAAACATTGGCATTGGAGGATTCGACAATAGTGAAGTTTGAAATCTGGGATACCGCTGGACAAGAGAG GTATGCTGCCTTGGCACCTCTTTATTACAGGGGAGCTGCTGCTGCTATTATTGCCTATGATATAACTAATCCAGAATCATTTAAGAAAGCACAATATTGGGTGAAG GAACTTCAAAAACATGGTAATTCTGGTATTATCATGGTTCTGGTTGGTAACAAAGCTGATCTACATGAAAGTCGAAGTGTAGCTTCTCAG GATGCGCAAGAGTATGCGGAGAAgaatagcatgcttttcatggaGACGTCAGCAAAAACAGCTGATAATATAAATCAAGTATTCGAG GAAATTGCAAAGAGGTTACCCAAGCCAACAACGTCGTGA
- the LOC124701448 gene encoding LOW QUALITY PROTEIN: cell division control protein 48 homolog D-like (The sequence of the model RefSeq protein was modified relative to this genomic sequence to represent the inferred CDS: inserted 1 base in 1 codon) — MATPTPQGEASSSDPKGAKKDYSTAILERKKSPNRLVVDEATNDDNSVVALHPDTMERLQLFRGDTVLLKGKKRKDTICIVLADDTCEEPKVRMNKTVRKNLRVRLGDVVSVHQCPDVKYGKRVHILPIDDTVEGITGNLFDAFLKPYFLEAYRPLRKGDLFLVRGGMRSVEFKVIETDPAEYCIVAPDTEIFCDGEPIKREDEERLDEVGYDDVGGVRKQMAQIRELVELPLRHPQLFKSIGVKPPKGILLFGPPGSGKTLIARAVANETGAFFFLINGPEIMSKLAGESESNLRKAFEEAEKNAPSIIFIDEIDSIAPKREKTNGEVERRIVSQLLTLMDGLKSRAHVIVMGATNRPNSIDPALRRFGRFDREIDIGVPDEVGRLEVLRIHTKNMKLAEDVELEHISRDTHGYVGADLAALCTEAALQCIREKMDIIDLDDETIDAEILNSMAVTNDHFKTALTTSNPSALRETVVEVPNVSWEDIGGLENVKRELQETVQYPVEHPEKFEKFGMSPSKGVLFYGPPGCGKTLLAKAIANECQANFISIKGPELLTMWFGESEANVREIFDKARXSAPCVLFFDELDSIATQRGSSVGDAGGAADRVLNQLLTEMDGMNAKKTVFIIGATNRPDIIDPALLRPGRLDQLIYIPLPDVESRLQIFKACLRKSPVAKDVDLDALAKYTQGFSGADITEICQRSCKYAIRENIEKDIERERRKKDNPEAMEEDETDEIAEIRAAHFEESMKYARRSVSDADIRKYQAFAQTLQQSRGFGSEFRFPDAPASGAAAAADPFASSAAAAEDDDLYS; from the exons ATGGCGACCCCGACCCCGCAGGGCgaggcctcctcctccgatcc GAAGGGGGCGAAGAAGGACTACTCGACGGCGATCCTCGAGAGGAAGAAGTCGCCCAAccgcctcgtcgtcgacgaggccacCAATGACGACAACTCCGTCGTCGCGCTCCACCCCGACACCATGGAGCGCCTCCAGCTCTTCCGCGGCGACACCGTCCTCCTCAAG GGTAAGAAGAGAAAGGACACAATCTGCATTGTGCTTGCAGATGACACATGTGAGGAGCCAAAGGTCAGGATGAACAAGACCGTCAGGAAGAACTTGAGAGTGAGACTTGGCGACGTGGTGTCTGTCCATCAATGCCCAGATGTCAAGTACGGCAAGCGTGTGCACATTCTTCCTATTGATGACACGGTTGAAGGCATTACTGGGAACTTGTTTGATGCCTTCTTGAAGC CATACTTCCTTGAAGCTTACCGCCCTTTGAGAAAGGGAGATCTTTTCCTTGTGAGGGGTGGAATGAGGAGTGTGGAATTCAAAGTTATAGAGACTGACCCTGCAGAGTATTGCATCGTCGCACCTGACACTGAGATATTCTGTGATGGTGAGCCTATTAAGAGGGAAGACGAGGAAAGGCTCGATGAGGTTGGCTATGATGATGTTGGTGGGGTTAGGAAGCAAATGGCCCAGATCAGAGAACTGGTTGAACTCCCACTGCGTCATCCTCAGCTCTTCAAGTCTATTGGCGTGAAGCCTCCTAAGGGCATATTGCTGTTTGGACCACCTGGCTCTGGCAAGACCCTTATCGCTAGAGCTGTTGCTAATGAAACTGGTGCATTCTTCTTTCTGATTAATGGCCCAGAAATTATGTCCAAGCTAGCAGGAGAAAGTGAGAGCAATCTCAGGAAGGCATTTGAAGAAGCTGAGAAGAATGCACCATCAATCATTTTCATTGATGAGATCGATTCGATTGCCCCAAAGAGAGAGAAGACCAATGGAGAGGTTGAGAGGCGTATTGTTTCACAGCTGTTGACTCTTATGGATGGGCTCAAGTCCCGTGCACATGTTATTGTTATGGGCGCTACAAACCGCCCAAACAGTATTGATCCTGCCCTCAGAAGATTTGGTAGATTTGATCGGGAGATTGACATTGGTGTCCCTGATGAAGTTGGGCGCCTGGAAGTTCTCCGGATTCACACCAAAAACATGAAGTTGGCTGAAGAT GTTGAACTGGAACACATTTCAAGAGACACCCATGGGTATGTTGGTGCTGATCTCGCTGCTCTTTGCACTGAGGCTGCTCTCCAGTGCATTCGTGAGAAAATGGATATTATAGATCTTGATGATGAGACCATTGATGCTGAGATTCTGAACTCAATGGCTGTGACGAACGACCATTTCAAGACTGCATTAACAACAAGCAACCCATCTGCTCTCCGTGAAACT GTTGTTGAAGTTCCCAATGTCTCTTGGGAAGATATTGGTGGTCTGGAGAATGTCAAGAGGGAGTTACAGGAG ACTGTCCAATACCCTGTGGAGCATCCAGAGAAATTCGAGAAGTTTGGCATGTCTCCTTCCAAAGGTGTTTTGTTCTACGGCCCTCCTGGTTGTGGTAAAACCCTGTTGGCGAAGGCAATTGCTAATGAGTGCCAGGCTAACTTCATCAGTATCAAGGGACCTGAGCTGCTTACCATGTGGTTTGGAGAGAGTGAGGCTAATGTGCGTGAGATCTTTGACAAGGCTA GGTCAGCGCCATGTGTCCTCTTCTTTGATGAGCTTGACTCGATTGCTACCCAG AGAGGAAGCAGTGTTGGGGATGCTGGAGGTGCTGCTGATAGAGTCCTCAACCAGCTCCTGACTGAGATGGATGGCATGAACGCCAAGAAAACTGTGTTCATCATCGGTGCCACCAACAGGCCTGACATCATTGACCCTGCGCTGCTTAGGCCAGGGCGTCTTGATCAGCTTATCTACATCCCTCTTCCTGATGTTGAGTCGAGGCTCCAGATCTTCAAGGCTTGCCTCAGGAAGTCCCCTGTGGCCAAGGATGTTGATCTGGATGCTCTCGCCAAGTACACCCAAGGGTtcagtggtgctgatatcactgAAATTTGCCAGCGTTCTTGCAAATATGCCATCAGGGAAAACATCGAAAAG GACATCGAAAGGGAGAGGCGGAAGAAGGACAACCCTGAAGCCATGGAGGAAGACGAGACTGATGAGATTGCTGAGATCAGGGCTGCTCACTTTGAAGAGTCGATGAAGTATGCGCGCCGTAGTGTGAGCGACGCCGACATCCGGAAGTACCAGGCCTTTGCCCAGACTCTGCAGCAATCCCGTGGATTTGGCAGCGAGTTCCGGTTCCCTGACGCTCCTGCTTCAGGCGCAGCCGCTGCTGCAGATCCTTTTGCGTCATCAGCCGCTGCGGCGGAGGATGATGATTTATATAGCTAG